A window of the Maylandia zebra isolate NMK-2024a unplaced genomic scaffold, Mzebra_GT3a scaffold01, whole genome shotgun sequence genome harbors these coding sequences:
- the LOC143415592 gene encoding uncharacterized protein LOC143415592, whose translation MESLMPFLLLVHVSHHASGVEVYQVYEGEESVLLPCQVPVNASSSSTAVVWDRDEFKIPTVHMRVQSRDDILNDQNHRYTNRTSMKADALQTGDLSLTLRNPTVSDGGTYTCIVRKYGQDQSKTHVQLKVKERPPTWLWALFVVLAILALLAVSGIIMCYRYKWIKRPADSQVLMVEILEGEKKSVLLPFKTTEDLPQDATVEWRLTDPKHMQVHVYDSGKNQPDKQDEVYQGRTEMKEEPLRDKDLSLKLKEPRVTDTGVYTCTVSSKDGSLLLQKVVSLTVRESQMETVEVTEWSKSVLLPFKTKDDLSQDATVEWRRSDSKHKKVHMFQSSQHLSGEQDEIYRGRTEMNKEALRIGDLSLTLKDLRLTDSGVYTCTVCTHGKVLKQKVVVLSVRVYELQTVEVTPGVKRVLLPFKTKADLPEDVRVEWRRSDLDDVKVLVYENSQKKHEEQHQDYQGRPEMNEELLRTGDLSLTLYYPRLTDSGVYTCTVYRKDGAILKQKVVILTIRGYKVEIVEVTKGKKSVLLPFKTTLDLPDDVTIEWRRGDSRDTVHTYQDGQNLLEEQGQDYRGRTEMNEEPLRTGDLSLTLKDLQKNHSGFYMCTVSQGEDILRQKGVTLTFRGKHGASFTELFQGFRKKRKSIIDGPSSSVIYESIPLTANETT comes from the exons ATGGAGAGCCTCATGCCCTTCCTGCTGCTCGTGCACG TTTCCCATCATGCCTCAGGGGTGGAGGTGTATCAGGTGTATGAGGGGGAGGAGTCTGTCCTGCTGCCCTGTCAGGTACCTGTTAATGCTTCCAGTAGCTCCACAGCAGTGGTCTGGGACCGTGATGAGTTCAAGATCCCAACAGTCCACATGCGTGTGCAGAGCAGAGATGATATTCTGAATGATCAGAACCATCGTTACACCAACCGAACATCGATGAAAGCCGACGCCCTGCAGACTGGAGACCTCAGCCTCACCCTGAGGAACCCTACAGTCTCTGATGGTGGGACCTACACCTGCATCGTCCGCAAATATGGACAAGATCAGAGCAAGACCCATGTGCaactgaaggtcaaag AGCGGCCTCCGACTTGGCTCTGGGCTCTCTTTGTTGTCCTGGCTATCTTGGCTCTCCTGGCTGTCAGTGGGATCATCATGTGTTATAGATATAAATGGATCAAACGCCCAGCAG ACAGCCAGGTATTGATGGTGGAGATCTTGGAGGGAGAGAAAAAGTCTGTCCTGCTGCCCTTTAAGACCACAGAGGATCTTCCCCAGGACGCAACAGTGGAGTGGAGACTCACTGACCCCAAACACATGCAGGTTCACGTGTATGACAGTGGAAAAAATCAGCCGGACAAACAGGACGAGGTGTACCAAGGCCGCACAGAGATGAAGGAAGAGCCACTGAGAGATAAAGACCTCAGTCTGAAACTAAAGGAGCCCCGCGTTACTGACACCGGAGTCTACACCTGCACCGTCAGCAGCAAGGATGGAAGCCTCCTACTTCAGAAAGTGGTGTCTCTCACTGTCAGAG AGAGCCAGATGGAGACGGTGGAGGTGACAGAATGGAGCAAGTCTGTCCTGCTGCCCTTTAAAACCAAAGATGACCTTTCTCAGGATGCCACAGTGGAGTGGAGACGCTCAGACTCCAAACACAAAAAAGTTCACATGTTTCAGAGCAGCCAGCACCTTTCAGGTGAACAGGACGAGATTTACAGAGGTCGCACAGAGATGAACAAAGAGGCACTGAGAAtcggagacctcagtctgaccctgaaagaCCTCCGACTAACTGACAGCGGAGTCTACACCTGTACTGTCTGCACGCATGGAAAAGTCCTAAAACAGAAAGTGGTGGTGCTCAGTGtcagag tCTACGAGCTTCAGACAGTGGAGGTGACACCGGGGGTGAAGCGTGTTCTGCTTCCCTTCAAAACCAAAGCTGACCTGCCTGAGGACGTCAGAGTGGAGTGGAGACGTTCAGACCTTGACGATGTGAAGGTCCTTGTTTATGAGAACAGCCAAAAAAAGCATGAAGAGCAACACCAGGACTATCAAGGCCGCCCTGAGATGAATGAAGAGCTACTGAGAAccggagacctcagtctgaccctttACTACCCTCGACTTACTGACAGTGGAGTCTACACCTGCACCGTCTACAGAAAAGATGGAGCCATCCTGAAACAGAAAGTAGTGATACTCACTATCAGAG GCTACAAGGTGGAAATAGTCGAAGTAACAAAGGGGAAGAAGTCTGTGCTGCTGCCCTTTAAAACCACTCTTGATTTACCCGATGATGTCACAATCGAGTGGAGACGTGGTGATTCCAGAGATACAGTCCACACCTATCAGGATGGCCAAAACCTGCTAGAAGAACAGGGACAGGATTATAGAGGTCGCACAGAGATGAATGAAGAGCCACTGAggactggagacctcagtctgaccctgaaagaTCTCCAAAAAAACCACAGTGGTTTCTACATGTGCACAGTCTCCCAGGGTGAAGACATCCTGAGACAGAAAGGAGTGACGCTTACTTTCAGAG gaaaACATGGTGCAAGCTTTACAGAGCTGTTTCAAGGTTTCCGAAAGAAGAGAAAATCCATAATTGATGGACCTTCTTCCTCTGT GATTTATGAATCTATTCCTCTCACGGCTAATGAAACAACTTGA